ataatcatCATATCAACTACGgatgaagaaagaaacaaagaaaaaaaatatgttcacatcttccagtttttttatagcaattaAAAAGCTGCTCAATGGCTACTACtagaattgtttattttcatttcttgtgtgtcttgtgtgtttgtcttgtttgctgctgctgctgtattCTTGTTTCACACCCTTTTTTGCTTTAACTATAATTcttttttcatgtgtttttttatcttttctttctacGTTTATCCATGTGAAGTAGAGTTGCTTACCGTTTTCTCTACTTGTTCCTTCATTCGAGTGTGCTAGAGTTTTGCTTATCTAACGTCTCGGCTGCTGTAGATTTTGCTCCATTTGCGGATTTAGATGTTCTGTTGTCCTTTCGCTTTACTCTATATTCCTTTAGCTACAAAGACGCACTCCTTGATAGCTTTCTGGGTGGTTGGAAATGTTACCACTATGATCGGTCACGATGTGGATATCATTTAGTTAAACTTGTGTATTGTTTGCTAATGGGTCACGCCACagatacacgcacacatagaAGCTTTCAACTCCTGTTTCTCACAAATCTTCCGTGCACAATCCACGGAACCTCTCGGGCGCAGTTGGGACGACAATGGTGAttcttttgcttgttttctgCTAGGTATGTGTGTTTCAATGTATATTTACGATGGATAAGTAGTGTCGATAATGGAATTTCGCGCATTGTGAATTCTTGGTGTGTGGTACCgtcgtttcgtttgatttttattgttgctgttttgcgtAAAAGAATCAACTAGCTCCAGCTGAGCAAATCCGAAAGTGGCGGCGAGCGCTGTGAAAACTGATCCGTTTCTAATTGATTGTTAAAAAGAATAATCCTGTACTGTTAAATTAGCCCGTTCCATTAATAATCATTCAACCTTCAGGAAGAGTCCTGGTGGAATGAACAGTTAACACTGCGAGATAATGGCTAATGATGAAAGATAAGCTAAATCTTCTTCAAGCTCACAATACGCGTACAGTACAGTAAAGAACTTTATTCCGAAACGTACCAAACTCGCATTTTTGATGCTCCACCACAACAAAGCCAGCAAACGGAACAGGCGTACTTCCAACTCTCAACGCATCATCTTGCCACACATTGTTATGGGGCTAGTTCATATTacttataataaataaaccgaTCGAAATCCTGTTTCCGGACACCCCCATCACCATCCATTTCAATTGCGCGTGAAGTGTAATCAATTTCCTTTCGTATTATTCATTCCATTCCTTttattgcgtttgttttgctgatgtGACTTGGCGCGTTTTCGATTCTACATCGTTTATGGGTTTTTCCATagttatttctttattttaatacatattgacaaaaacaatacacattcAATGGGtttgattgatgattttttgtgtttctcaatttctttgccattttctttttcttttgttcactGCTCTGGATGTTTTACGCTAACTTTCTTGCTTATTTGAACACGCCTAACTCTTCCTCTTGCTGcgtgatcgtgtgtgtgtgtgtgagtgtttatgTGCTTTTGCATTAGGTATACTGCATTCTGCTGCTATTAGTATCATCAAAAGCTGGGACAATTAACACAAGCCCTGGTGGATGTCCGTCACGGGCTGGAGGAAATAGTGTGCTACACTACAATTCTTCCTAGAGTCGGAACAATACACACGCGCGCAATAGTTTGTTGCTTTCTCTTCGGTGTGTGCTTGAGTAAAAAGAGCGTCGGATAAAGCAAAGTTAAAGTAGATGAAGGATATTTCGTCTGGGAATGGAGAAATGCGTCAAGTTATACTTTTAATTCTCAACCCCCACACAGCACTGAAAATAAGAAACGAGAGATAGTGATAGCAAAGAAATCGCTTTACAGCAACTCTACTCTATTTTGCCCGTCGCCTGCAATGACTCCACAATCCTACTTCCCCATCTCATTTAATTAACTGCAGTATATTTTGCCGACCCAACAGAGCGCTCTTTTGTTCATTTGTGTGGCTGCTTAGAAAGCGTTTGGATCGCATCAGGATCAACAATTCGAAAAACATATCACATACAACATGCGCATGTGGTTTGCGACACGCAGCAACAAAGAGAATGCATTACAAAGTAGCGAATCTCCTACAGAAGGAGCGCTTGCAATAATTCTAGTCTAGTGTTATGCTGTGGCACCGACGCGAGGTAAGAGTGATGGATTGCATTGAATTTTGCATATACGCGCCGCATACCATAAGGGAAGCTGGCTGGATGATTGAACAGGTCGTCGGTTGTCGTGTCGgcacaacgacgacgacaggGTGGATGGCGCGCAGAGGAGAGATGGCGGATAGGCGGGTTgtgatgatgttgtggttgcaGATGACGGAACAATGGAtgtggaattgtttgttttgctagcaTGAAACACGAAACATTTTTATCCTTTATCTATAACTATGAGAATGTAGCTAATTTCATTCAACGTATGATGTTGTGTACTACGAGGGAGGCCGGTTTATTGATAATGCCTTCACAAAGCTAGTACAAAAATGCGCAAGGAAATGTTTCGAAAGAAGCAGGTGATTTATGCAATGGAACTTGGGGGAGAGAACTGGGACAAGACAGGAGTACGGAGAAGTACAAGAGAGTGTTTCTTAAGTAAGTGTATGTTCTTTCCGGAAGCCTCGAAATCTACATAAACTGCAAATATCAttttgaaggttttgttttgaagttaCTGATCTTGTTCGGTTTTGCTGTGAGTTTTTCTTACATTTGTTGCGCGCTGCCTGTCTCTCTACAATAGGaaactttctctctctccaaCACAGTGTTGTGTGGTTGGTGTGTGATATCCTACAAGATTAGATTTTTCTTTGCGCTTCTGTTGTTATGCTTTTTACGATTTTGCATTGTTGTTTAAGAGATAATTCGCTTTTcacgcgtgtgtatgtgtgtattattttatgaataaatgatgttttatttcactccttatttttcaatgaattcctatttttttgctcctactctctcgctctctctttctttccattttgatGGTCCTCCTCTACGTAAGGTGCAATCGAAAGTACTGCCTTTAATTATTCCTTTCATTTTTAGTCCTGTGTTTTACGTTCTAGTCGCTCTCTGTCTTCTCTGGAAATGTTGGTTAATAATGCTACCGGGACTGGATATTTCACACTTCGATTGCTGCTGGGGGAGTGGAACGATCATTTgcaagaagattttttttcttttattccatCCCGTTTGCTCTCTATGTCTGTGTTTTGTGTATATTtcttatgtttattttcttatttcttaatgcttatctcttatcttgctttttttaattaataaaataaactcacACATAAAACGAGACGCGCGCAAATTACGACACGTCTTGGTCTTCGACATCCTGGATTTGTTCCTTCTGTTCACCTTCTCCTGTGAAGCGatgagaagaggaaaaaagaaaacgaaacacacaaattcGAATTATTATTAGCTTCTATCTAAAATCTGTGTGATTAAGAGAATATGCAACACATAAAATTGTCTAACGAGCGATTGAGGAGATAGAAACACAAGTCGCTTGAATGTGAATTCTTCTTACCGTCAGCCTGCATGTCGGATGTCCATAAGGTGAGGTTGTCTCGAAGCAACTGCATGATTAGCGTTGAATCTTTGTAGCTTTCTTCGCTCAGAGTATCCAGTTCGGCAATAGCATCGTCGAATGCAGCTTTCGCTAGACGGCAGGCACGATCCGGAGAGTTCAGGATTTCGTAGTAAAATACCTAAACAGAAAgtaaatacaacaacaaagcaaaggATTGATTTCCGTATTCCGCCTTTTGTGTTATCGCTCTTTCCCAAGACTTGCAAAGATACTCACTGAGAAGTTCAAAGCCAATCCCAACCGGATTGGGTGCGTTGGTGGAAGGTCAGTCATCGCGATATCACTGGCAGCCTTGTACGCAACGAGCGAGTTTTCGGCAGCATCTTTGCGATCGCCACCGGTCGCAAACTCTGCCAAATAGCGATGATAATCGCCCTTCATCTTGTAGTAAAACACCTTGCTTTCACCGGTCGTTGCACACGGGATCAAATGCTTATCGAGCACCTCAAGGATATCTGAGCAGATATCGCGCAGTTCCTTCTCAACCTGTGAGCGGTAGTTCTTGATCATTTCGAGCTTCTCCTCGACTGCCTGTGATAAACAAAGACATAAAGgcaggaaacaaaaatcatttagTGAACAACTGTCTTTATCTGCGCAGACTTTTTTGTATCCGTTATAGCCGGGGTTCACACACCTTATTCTCTTCTTTTTGCTCTATCGAAGAGATTATCCGCCAGGAAGCACGGCGTGCACCGATGACGTTTTTGTAAGCCACCGACAGCAAATTTCTTTCCTCAACCGTTAGCTCCACGTCCATAGAAGCAACCTTCTTCATGGCTTCGACCATTTCTATAAacagaaatcaaacaaaataattattatcagGTGCGGAATAACTTATCTATTAGTATAAATCTTTAGACATCTTTTGCACAAGCCAAGCGCTTGAGGGAATCGCTGAAATTTAACGTTTTTCctatttcatttgcattttattacgGTCTATGTTGCTCCATCATGCTCAATTtcgctttatttaatttatttttatttctccctTTGACAATTAGACATTCGACACATCAACCATATGTTGAGAGCCAGCTAGTTGGCAACAGCAATATTGAAACAATAGTAAACCATAGCCATTTATGGAACCCACCGGAAGTAACCTTTACCAGCCTTTAGTTTATCTAATGGACACATGAACATGTTTCTGGAATTGGttgaattaattcattttaccGTATTAATTTTCGTTGACCAAGATAATTGCATCCATGTTGTAGTTTCTTCAATTAGAAATTGTAATGCAAAACTTTGGATGAATTATTTGTAAGTACTGCTGGTGTCTTAAGCCCAGTATGGGTTGGCCCTCAATTCATATGTGACATATTATAGCGAAATGTTAATACATTATGCTCATCATTATCCTAAACGCAGGCGCATAACTACACCTTTTTTCTCAGTTTTATCATGTGTTGCACAGAATGTGAAGGCAAGGAAAATTTGCACTAGATAGCAAACTCCTGTTTTAAAGACAGTGCCTACTTCAATGCTATAGTGAAATCCGTCTTTGGTCAATTTTCGCGTTGTCATTAACCACCAACCAACTTTGCGATGCGAATATTTGCGACGGCAGCAAGCAACAAGAGTACTTTGGTGCCGGTTCTCCAACAAACTTGCGAAGAAGATCTATGCCGTTTCGTCGTTTCGCAGCCGCCGGGGCTCGAGATTGCCGTTGTCCAAAACAGCCGCCAGGCGTTTCGCAGCGAACGTGCCGAACGAACAGTTACCTTTCTCATTCACATTCGCTCTAAGCTCATCGTTGCAGAACATGAGAGCATACTGtcatacatacacatacacgtgCGCACACATTCGCTAAAAGACACGTTTGCTTGTTAAAACAATGGCCCAGTGTGGTACATTCTAATCCGGATGAAAGGTAgagaacattgaaaatgtggATGTACTACAGTGTATTTTGCTGATTagcgtttcattttttacaaACTTTCAATGCATCCGGAAACCTTTACCACATTTGCTTTCCGCGCCAGCTACGCAATAGGCAGAGAACCTTTCACATATACACGTTTTTTGCCACACATTTTTAGCCGCCAGAAAAAGCCGCTAACGAgaaaaaacccacacatacacgcgcgtCCGAACAAACGCCATGTATACGCACACCGGCGTTGCTGAACACCGCGAACAGTCTTTTGGCCAATGGAGCGGAACAGCGGAACTTTTCTCTCACTGCTCACTGCCTGCTGGATTTTGTCAGCCCAGAAACAGTGACCGCACATTCTTTTAACTTTGCGACGAATTTGTAAGGTTAAATTCACGATTTGATGGATTTTAGATAATTGTTTCGATTGGTTAATAACTTTTActgcaaattttaaaaagagAAAACTCAATCCTCATCAAGGGGTGTCTcgcttatttaatttttatagtAATGcggaacttaaaaaaaatccctttcaGCATCAAACAATTTACAGAGTAATCAAAGTACAGCGATTTAAATCAACTccaaaaataacaaagcaaTCTACATGCgtttcaaatcaaacaaaatgttgcgaaatatataaaaaaatgctcaTTCTTCTATCTGATTGACTGCCAATTTAAAAGATGTCATTGCGTACAACAAGGATTCAAATGGATGTAAGTGATAATATAACACCACTACTACCGCCAAACCACTAAACACAATACAAAAGCTGGCAATTACGCAACGCCGGAGTagagtggaagaaaaaaaattcttcacaAATTTGACGATGCATCTTCTACTGTAAATGAAGTATTCATAATgagaacatttttcttttaatagaTTACAActagttttgcaaaatattttggTTTAAGGAATGCCGGATAATTTTCCGCTACATGTGACTAGTATGtggttgaataaaaaagaagagcCTGGGCAAATGTAACgaatgaagattttttttaaagccacATAATGAACGGACATTGGGAAAGTAACCTTCGCGTGCAACGTCGCCCCCATCACAACATTTTGCCTTGTTATCCGTGAGGAGTTCTGTTTATCTCATCTTTTGATAGAACCGGcagaaaatcaaatcaattcattcatttgggATAAAAGATAAGTTCTAATCAATATGCGTTTTCTCGTGTAGTGCTGCACACGAATAGTCATATCACTGctgataattaatttatttattttctgatTGAAATTCGTAAGTCTCGAGCCATAATTGTATTTTACATAACGACCTACAGCACAGTGAACCACACCCTATCTTTAACGACAATAAACCCCCACTCGAAAATTCGTACAACATACTCCATGAATAATCGCCAATATTTACCGAGTAAAACATATTGGAATTTGTAAGTTTGCGTAACACGCAGCAAAACTCACAACGAAAATCCTACCAGTTTACTAAAATTATTAAGCTCAGCAAACGTACAACTGACAACGgtggaattaaataaaatgtgcaTGAGAAAAGGCATCAGCCTTCCACAATCAGAGCACGGCAGCGACAGTGGCCTTGTGTACATCAAATTAACATCAATTTGAACCTACTCTGTTGAGAATGTAATCAAACCTTCCTACTTCAATAAGCTGTTGGTGGCTCGTGTGCTTTTCTAACTCTATATGTTGtgagggtttttattttacgtttAACACACCCAAACCCGCGTCCGTCAGTTTTGTCCAAATGCCTTcctacaacatttttaaggcATGCTTCTACTTCGTGTGAAGCCATTGGATACATTCACACAAACAACGAACAGGTCGGAAGCACACCAAACATGATGTACTAACATGAATTTCAAAAGGTTCCAAATGAAATCCGACAAAAAAAGGCAGATGAACTAGTCACgcagaacgaacgaacaaatAGCACACATCCAACAATGCAGACGACAACCCTCCTCCTCCCTCATGGTGTGTATTCTAAGTAGAACACATTCTACGTGGTCAAATCAATCGTCAAATAAGCCGATTcaactctttctctcttattGCAAAACACGACAAACCCAAAAAATGTATGCTTTAGTAACAGCAAATCTGTGCAGTTCTTCACAGTGTATTTTTGTATTCTTAGTATCGATTTTTGCCCACCCGAGACTAATTCATCATGGTTACCTACTTACAACCAGACCTCAAAAGGCCTCGTTTTATCAGGGCGCCTGTCCGTCTATTACCATGTGACCCTTATATATGCTATAGCTTTATCCACACATATTAAcccttttcatttttatctgGTATTTGTGGCAGTTGAAACGGGAAAACATCACCATCATTCTCGTAATCGGTTTCTGGAGGACTCTTCGCGTTTTGTGGAGAAAATTGTTAGTACATCTATCACAAGCAATACTAACACTAGACATCTCGTTGTCACTAACCCTGCGCTCGCAATACCAATGCTATTAAATCACACGTTTAATAATAGAGACCCGAGATAAGAGTATAACAGTCGACGAGTTGCAAAATTGTTGCTTTACTTTCCGGGAAAAGCAATTCTTCCTTTTGCCGGTAATTATAACGCGCATACTGGTCTGGCTTACATAAATATATATGCGaacatatatgtatatatatatatttataccTATGCAATGTGTTTTGGGTGTAACGACCTTCCATATCATGGCTGCCATTCCATAGTTTACAagacttatttttatttttactcggGGTGTGGCAGACAAGAAAAGTGTGTACCGAAGAGAATCGATTTGCGAACCTTCGGCTCGTTTGACTGAACGCTAAGAGGTTCAAAAACATGGGGCTGTCCCAAGAACCATTCATATCATTCAAACTCCAATTGTCATAAACTGGTTTATTCTGGACAACAGAATGGTTATCTTGTTTTATATGCATACATAAATTCTTCATTGCGTGCAACCACTAGAACCACCGGACCAGCCATTtccttttaattattttcattattaggCTGTAACGATACTATCGTAATTGAAGCATGACTTTTAAATAGTTGTTCTATAATGTGAACtccaaaatgtagaaaaacatAATCCAGATCAATCTTTGAAACTGGAACTGAAGCGCAATAACCTAATACTAGGGTTAAATCTCAGGTGGACCCCGGCCGTGCGATATACAAAGGACTGTCTAATAAGCTTTGGATAATTCAAGTCTTACAGGCCAGGACCAAGATGTTTTCTTAAAAAAGCACAACTTGTCATTTTTAACCTTTAGTTAAGGCTCAACAATCATCAAGAGCTGGAAAAGCTGCTAcctatttcacatttttcaaacTGCCGCATAGTGCCAAAAATAGGGTTGCAATATATTTACCGATGGCTTTAGGTcaacttttccaattttccttcAAAAGCTACGGAGAAAGTGGAAAAGACAATGTACATTTTTGATCTGGTGTACGGATGATCTGGAAACGGACCTGCGCAGTGAACCAAATGGCTCACCATCAACTCACATCCTCTTCACGTCATAGCCTATTTGAACTTCACTCTTGCTGCGACCatgcgttttgttgctgtagttTTGTGTTGTAGACCGGgagtattttttaaatagtttacgATATGTAATATGATCGTTATCGCGATAACCTATTTCATCACACCACTCCCTTCTCCTCCCACAcacattgatttttttaccaaTCTGCCGGACATCCGATTTCGGTAATCTTGGCGTTTTCTGTTTCCCCACTCCACACACCGACATACATTTGTGTGTAATTATATAAtacttaaataaaaaactttgcctccaaaaactgcaacaaaGCTAAGGAAAATCTTAAGTATACATTTCATAGAACGTTGAAAGAAGCACCCGCGCGCACCTGACACGCGCCTGCCATTTCGTCAGGGAAGTACGGGCGCACACACCTATCACAAGGCCAACTTGGCAAGTGTTCGCATGTGAGTGTAGGAGTCGATTTTTCGAGTACTCCAACTACAATTTGTACTCATTGGAGTAATGTAAAAGATTGTCTACTATTAACAATTGAGGTGCACTTTCAACGGGAAGTTCATATAATATAAAACACGTGTAGGATGATGCCAAGGAAACCATCAAATTCcgaataaaatgcaaaaaagagaaaaaaaaagtagtaGCTACGACGACCACGCCAATCGTCGTGCCTCATTCCAATTGCGCGAATTGGGTTGGTAGTGGTGGTTATTCGACTCAATTCTACgatcgcacacacaaacacactttgcacacaTTCGCCATTCTCAGTAGTCAACCGACGATGAACTAACACATCAATaaatgatttcatttcattgtgTGCGACAGCGTTTACGCCTCGTGCGAATGTGTTGGTGTGCACAAGTCCATTCTTTGGATTTTCAGTCCTTCCTTACCGGAAAACGGATACCGGATgggagaaaaacacatttttagcTAACTACAGTAAACTACCCAATCTTCGTAGTTTCGATCGTTCATCGCGATTGTTGCATCTATTTCAATCGACTGATCGCCCCAGATCAGCCTACTATGATTGTAAAAACTGCAACGTTTTTCTGCGCTAGGAAGCCgtacagataaaaaaaagttcgctCCTGAATATGACGCATCGAAAttcgaatgaaaaattataagAGTGCTTGCGCTCCCTCCTCCACCCGGCATCATATTCACACACCATCCTCCTTTCTGTGTGCTTTGGTGGCTCCCAATAGAAGCAGCTGCCCTTCATCGATTTTTCTCctttccatcccatccatgGGTCCAACTCTACACCTTTTTTCGTTGtcgattttttcttcctctacCCCGCCGCTACTCTAATGCTAGCGGCGTCGCATACACCCTGACTCGCTTGCTCCGAGTGTTGCATACATGGACAATTCCAACTTCGGATCTCAAGCTATTTCTCCGTACGCGATCTGAGCGCTAACGTACCCTTCTCTTTCACACCAACGATCCCAAAAAGCACGTTGCTAACTGCTGCCCGTCGCTAAAACATTCCCGCGCATACTCTCTTCCGACGGGTGTAGGCTCTCTCATTCACCTTCACTGCGGCCCCTGTGTCTACCATCCTTTTTTATCTTCTCCAACAGACTAAACCTTCTTCCTGACGTTGTCTCCTCTTCTTGCTGCTCATATACTTCCACACACTCTACACCTAGCTTTCTACCTCTtgcccacacatacacacacacacacacgcgcgcacgcaCGTTTCATGAGCTCATCAGCGCGCGCGTACCGtaaccacactcacacaactaAAGTGAAAACTCCGCAAAGGAGTCTTCATTTTTCTCGCTCTCATAAATGTGACCCACACCAATTTTTCCTCGCTTTTGCACATTTGGCCAACTTTTTGTCATACTTTGTATCGAAAATTGAGACCACTTCCCAATTTGTGGCAGCTTTATCGCATACGCGAAACACGTAAATTGCATGCGGCGTGTCCAGAAAGTGGCTGGCGGCGGCGGCAGATTTGGCAtctcacacacatgcacacagtcACGAGACAACTCATTGCCACTTTGTCTTCGCTTAACAACGGTTGTTTCTTGAAAAGGCAAAAATGTACTATTTCCGCTATCTCAGCAGGCTGAGCCAGTACGATATTTTTCACGTATGAATGCCTAGTCATCTTTTGCCCGTTGATTCAAGCTTACAATACAGTTTCAAAAAGCGCTCGAAAACTCAAGACTCCTCCCAGGTATGCGGCAAATTGGAGGGCCTCAGAGAGATATAGCGTGTGCAAAAGTAGTCTCTCGGGAAGAAAATTAGCTTTTTTTCGCACTTACCGTCGTACCGCTCGGCTTGTTCAGCCAGCTTCGCCTTATAGATATTATTTTCGCGTTCCGACATTGCTGCAATACTAGAGTACCTCGTAGGGGTTTGAAGAAGTTCAGTTAGATCTTCCTTGACGGTTTTTCTAGATCGCGCACGAGAATGACGACTACCACGAACGAACTCTCTAAATGGACTAACAAAATGGCTGCCAACTGGGACCGACTCAcgcacaaccacaaccacagCCTTCTTCCTCCGTGCTGTCAAACTTCgggaaaaattatcaaatttcGACCGTGTTCGGCAACGTTCGTGTTGGTATAAAAATCCTAATGACAGTTCACGCCTGCTCAGGGTTTAGAGGGTCTCACAGCTTGCCCAAGGTGTATGGGGACATTTTCCGCCGGGAAATTTGTTGCGACTCCACATGCCGTTTATTTACTTGTTTTGCATGCGTTCAAACAATCGATTGGTGAAATAAAAGGGACGCAATGCGATACGGACAGCTCGTAATGGGGCCTGCCGGCAGTGGTAAGGTTAGTGATACGCTCGTTGCATTTTATTTGGTAAATTTTTTCCTGTAGTTGATTGAAGACCAAATCCTTTGCAGTCTACATATTGCGCGACCATGCAACGACACGGCTTTGACGATAAGCGGATGATAAAGGTGGTCAACTTGGACCCAGCCGCGGAACATTTCGACTACCAGCCTTTCCTGGACATACGAGACCTGATCCAGTTGGATGATGCTATGGAGGACGAAGAGCTCCGATATGGACCGAACGGGGGTTTGATCTTCTGCATCGAGTACCTCATCGAGCATTCCGATTGGCTCCGAGATCAGCTGTGTGGCGTTGGCTCCGaagatgaggatgatgatacCGGCATCGAGGAACCAGACGACGATTATATACTGTTTGATTTACCTGGCCAGATCGAACTGTACACGCATCTTAAAGCAGGCCATACGTTGGCACGATTGCTAGAATCGTGGAACTTTCGTCTTTGTTCGGTGTTCCTCGTAGACTCGCAGTTCATGATTGATGGTGCAAAGTTTTTGTCGGGGACGATGGCCGCTCTAAGCGTGATGGCTAACATGGAACTTCCGCACGTGAACGTACTGAGTAAGATGGATCTACTTAGCAAAGGACACCGTGGACAGATGGATAAATATCTTGACCCTGATGCGCACGCACTGCTCGGCGAGGTTACGAACGAATCGGCATGGGGTCGTAAATACCGCAAGTTGTCGGAAACGATCGGTATGCTGATTGAGGACTTTAGTCTGGTTCGCTTTACGCCGCTTAACATCAATGACGAGGAAAATGTGGCCGATTTGTTGTTAATGATTGATAATGTAATACAGTACGGCGAAGATGCGGACGTAAAAGTGCGCGACTTCGATCCCCCAGAACCAGACGAGGTGGAGGATGACAGTCGATACTACCAGGACGGCTGACAGGTTATTTAGTGCGTTTTGTCCTAAGATACGTTTATATTTTCCTTgcagtttaataaatttaacgaTATATAGGATTATTTACATGAGTTCTGACTGAGCGTGCGTCTTCCGATTATGGCTCCAAAACTGTTTGATATTGCCAAAAATCAAACCCCTATTTCCTGCTGATGATCAAACATTGTCATCTCCatcgtttttgttatttttagtaTTTGGTTTCGTAGATGCCGTAGTGGATGACGATACAGTTTCATCACCCC
This region of Anopheles marshallii chromosome 2, idAnoMarsDA_429_01, whole genome shotgun sequence genomic DNA includes:
- the LOC128719613 gene encoding 14-3-3 protein epsilon isoform X1; the encoded protein is MSERENNIYKAKLAEQAERYDEMVEAMKKVASMDVELTVEERNLLSVAYKNVIGARRASWRIISSIEQKEENKAVEEKLEMIKNYRSQVEKELRDICSDILEVLDKHLIPCATTGESKVFYYKMKGDYHRYLAEFATGGDRKDAAENSLVAYKAASDIAMTDLPPTHPIRLGLALNFSVFYYEILNSPDRACRLAKAAFDDAIAELDTLSEESYKDSTLIMQLLRDNLTLWTSDMQADGEGEQKEQIQDVEDQDVS
- the LOC128719613 gene encoding 14-3-3 protein epsilon isoform X2; its protein translation is MSERENNIYKAKLAEQAERYDEMVEAMKKVASMDVELTVEERNLLSVAYKNVIGARRASWRIISSIEQKEENKAVEEKLEMIKNYRSQVEKELRDICSDILEVLDKHLIPCATTGESKVFYYKMKGDYHRYLAEFATGGDRKDAAENSLVAYKAASDIAMTDLPPTHPIRLGLALNFSVFYYEILNSPDRACRLAKAAFDDAIAELDTLSEESYKDSTLIMQLLRDNLTLWTSDMQADGKTGEGEQKEQIQDVEDQDVS
- the LOC128709425 gene encoding GPN-loop GTPase 3, with the translated sequence MRYGQLVMGPAGSGKSTYCATMQRHGFDDKRMIKVVNLDPAAEHFDYQPFLDIRDLIQLDDAMEDEELRYGPNGGLIFCIEYLIEHSDWLRDQLCGVGSEDEDDDTGIEEPDDDYILFDLPGQIELYTHLKAGHTLARLLESWNFRLCSVFLVDSQFMIDGAKFLSGTMAALSVMANMELPHVNVLSKMDLLSKGHRGQMDKYLDPDAHALLGEVTNESAWGRKYRKLSETIGMLIEDFSLVRFTPLNINDEENVADLLLMIDNVIQYGEDADVKVRDFDPPEPDEVEDDSRYYQDG